A segment of the Thermodesulfobacteriota bacterium genome:
AGAGGCCTATTGACGAGGATTGTGAGTGTTATACTTGCCGGAACTATTCACGCGCTTACTTAAGACACTTATTCATTGCTAAAGAGACCTTGGTTCTGAGATTGCTATCTCACTGCAACCTATATTTTTATTCGGAGCTAATGAAAGGAATTCGAAGCAGCATAGAGCGGGGAGATTTTCCAAATTATTTATCTAAGGTAAAATCCATTGGAGGAAATTAAGAAATTGCAAAACATTAGAAACATAATTTTAATTCTACCTATAGTATTACTTCTTACAGGATGCCCTCCTCCCGGGGGCGCGGATGGTGAAGCAGGGAATCCGATTATAACGTTCCTTCCGTTTATTCTTATTTTCGTAATCTTCTACTTTTTAATCCTGCGCCCGCAGCAAAAGCAAAACAAAGAGAGAAAGCGCATGCTATCTGAACTAAAACGAGGAGACGATATTATCACAACGGGCGGATTATACGGTAAGATACTAAGCGTTTCAGAAGACGACGTAATTACTCTTGAGATATCAAAGGGAGTAAGCATTCGTATTACACGAGCTGGAATAGCCGGTTCGCAACCAACTGCGACAGAGACAAACTCCAAGGAGGATAAGTCTAAATAATGAGAGCTTCCAGGGGATGGATTGCTACAATCCTAATTGTTACGACTTTATCATTAATTTTATTGGCACCTACATTCTTAGGTGACAGTACTCCCAGCTGGTGGGGTAAATTGTTCCCTGACAGAGGAATTAGGTTAGGTCTTGATTTAAGGGGTGGTATTTTCCTTTTAATCGGAGTTGATTCCGAGACTGGAGTTAAGCAGGAACTAAACAGTATAAAGGACTTTATGAATGAAGAACTAAAAGATGACAAGGTCTTAATAAAAGGTTTTACCATAAACGAGGAAACCCTTACCCTTATGTTCTTCTCAGAATCTGATTTAGCAAAGGCTAAAGCTATTGGGGAGACAAACTTTAGTGAAATATCAAACATCGATGCTGACAATCTCTCTTTGGACTTCACGTTAAAAGGTGTATATGTATCGGATGTTGAAGAACGAGCTATCGATCAGGTTAAACAGGTAATCGAAAATCGTGTTGCCGAGCTTGGGCTGGTAGAGCCTTCTATTCAAAAAGCCGGAGATGACCGAATATTAATTCAGGTCCCGGGCGCTTCAGAAAAAGACAGACAGCGAATAATAGATATTATTAAACGCTCAGCAGTTTTAGAGTTTAAAATTGTAGAAGCTACAGGACCGACTGAAGAAGTAGTTCTGGCCGCTTTAGATGCATCAAGCCCTGAGGATCTGGCCGCAAAAGGCTATACAATTCATCCGGGCGACACTGGGTTTGAAAATGAAAACTTTTTTGTAACCACTGAAAAAGCCAACGTCACAGGTGAATCACTTTCAGGAGCAAGAATAACTTTTGATGAACAGGGCAGGCCCGCCGTTAGTTTTACATTTAAAGGAGAGGGCGCTAGCAAATTTGGAGTTCTTACAGAGGAGAACATTGGAAGAGCGCTTGCGATTGTTTTAGACGGGACTATTAAATCTGCCCCGGTAGTTCAAGAACGAATTACCTCACAAGGAAGAATCACGGGAAACTATACAACTCAAGAGGCTAAAGACCTGGCACTGGTTCTAAGATCTGGTGCACTTCCAGTACCTGTTGAGATAGAGCAGGAAAGGACCGTAGGTCCATCACTTGGTAAAGAGTCTATCGAAAAGGGACAGACCTCTATGATCATTGGCGGTATCTTGGTAATAATTTTTATGATCTTTTTCTATAGGCTGCAAGGTGTTGTTGCAGATATAGCGCTGCTCCTAAACATGCTGTTTATTATGGGATTTCTCTCGGCATTCGGTGTTACGCTAACCCTGCCAGGTATTGCGGGCCTTGTGCTTACTCTGGGTATGGCAGTTGATGGAAATATTATTATTTTTGAGAGGATAAAAGAGGAGATAGCTACCGGTAAATCCCCGCTTGCGGCAATAGATGCGGGATATGGTAGATCGCTTTGGACAGTGCTTGATGCAAACATCACAACGCTTATTACTGCTCTCATACTATTTTGGTTTGGAACGGGGCCGATTAAAGGTTTTGCCGCAACCCTGTCAATTGGTATTATCTCAACCGTCTTCAGCAATGTTGTTGTGGCAAGAGTAATAACTAACTTAATTTATGAGGATAAAAAGGTGCCGGCCTTAAGCATTTAAGGCTTATCCAGGAGGATTAGGTAATTTGGACTTCTTAAAATCAAATACTGTACCAACTATTGATTTCGTATCAAAAATGAGAAGGGCGATATATGTATCTATCGCTTTATTAATAATTGCTTTAGGATCTCTTATCTACCATGGCGGGCCGGACTGGGGTGTTGAGTTTACTGGTGGTACAGAGATACACATTAAACTCGCAAATGAAGTGAGCATACAGGATATAACTAAAACTTTAGACTCTACCGGTTATCCACCGGAAGTTGTTCAGCAGTTAGGTCTTTCCGGAGATCATGAGTACTTAATCAGGTTCTCTCCCGAAACTGTTAAGTTTGAGCAAATACAGGGATTTCAGTCAGAACTTGAGAAAATAATAGCGACAAACGAAACGTTTAAAGGCGGCTCAATACAAAGGGTGGACTATATCGGACCAAGAGTAGGCGGCGAGCTAATTAGAAAAGCGGTTATATCAATTCTGCTCGGATGTATTGGAATACTAATCTATGTTATGATCCGATTTGAATTTGGCTTTGCAATGGGCGCTGTAATAGCTCTTGTTCATGACACCATTATAACGCTTGGCGCAATATCCATTATGGATAAAGAATTTACTCTGGCTCTCGTTGCAGCGCTGCTTACTGTCATAGGTTATTCGGTTAACGATACCATTATTATCTTTGATAGAATCAGAGAGAATATGAAGAAAAACAGCAAGCTCGGCATCAAAGACGTCGTTAACCTGGGCGTCAACCTGACCTTAAAAAGAACCGTTTTGACCAGTATAACAGTTTTCCTTGTGCTTATACCGCTATTCTTATTCGGAGGCTCAGTGATTCACGATTTCGCATTTACTCTTATTGTGGGAGCCATCATAGGTACATATTCATCAATATTTATCGCAAGTGCTT
Coding sequences within it:
- the yajC gene encoding preprotein translocase subunit YajC; protein product: MQNIRNIILILPIVLLLTGCPPPGGADGEAGNPIITFLPFILIFVIFYFLILRPQQKQNKERKRMLSELKRGDDIITTGGLYGKILSVSEDDVITLEISKGVSIRITRAGIAGSQPTATETNSKEDKSK
- the secD gene encoding protein translocase subunit SecD — translated: MRASRGWIATILIVTTLSLILLAPTFLGDSTPSWWGKLFPDRGIRLGLDLRGGIFLLIGVDSETGVKQELNSIKDFMNEELKDDKVLIKGFTINEETLTLMFFSESDLAKAKAIGETNFSEISNIDADNLSLDFTLKGVYVSDVEERAIDQVKQVIENRVAELGLVEPSIQKAGDDRILIQVPGASEKDRQRIIDIIKRSAVLEFKIVEATGPTEEVVLAALDASSPEDLAAKGYTIHPGDTGFENENFFVTTEKANVTGESLSGARITFDEQGRPAVSFTFKGEGASKFGVLTEENIGRALAIVLDGTIKSAPVVQERITSQGRITGNYTTQEAKDLALVLRSGALPVPVEIEQERTVGPSLGKESIEKGQTSMIIGGILVIIFMIFFYRLQGVVADIALLLNMLFIMGFLSAFGVTLTLPGIAGLVLTLGMAVDGNIIIFERIKEEIATGKSPLAAIDAGYGRSLWTVLDANITTLITALILFWFGTGPIKGFAATLSIGIISTVFSNVVVARVITNLIYEDKKVPALSI
- the secF gene encoding protein translocase subunit SecF, whose translation is MDFLKSNTVPTIDFVSKMRRAIYVSIALLIIALGSLIYHGGPDWGVEFTGGTEIHIKLANEVSIQDITKTLDSTGYPPEVVQQLGLSGDHEYLIRFSPETVKFEQIQGFQSELEKIIATNETFKGGSIQRVDYIGPRVGGELIRKAVISILLGCIGILIYVMIRFEFGFAMGAVIALVHDTIITLGAISIMDKEFTLALVAALLTVIGYSVNDTIIIFDRIRENMKKNSKLGIKDVVNLGVNLTLKRTVLTSITVFLVLIPLFLFGGSVIHDFAFTLIVGAIIGTYSSIFIASAFVVFWRQRKG